The following are from one region of the Spodoptera frugiperda isolate SF20-4 chromosome 20, AGI-APGP_CSIRO_Sfru_2.0, whole genome shotgun sequence genome:
- the LOC118262140 gene encoding traB domain-containing protein isoform X2: protein MDAADRLLNNERLGAHSLEEDQLLKKPQPGVKSDLVNECKVFIKAEDGSGDAQVNTFAAMIPKQSDNPSFATSTPDPKKETPSDDHVILDSNPECDMEDGISELPTDDGLPSTVTVLDAPDGGKVYLVGTAHFSIQSQEDVSRVIQEVNPHIVMVELCEQRTNILLLDEEVILREAKNINIKKIRATMAQNGVFNGLMYILLLNMSAHITRELGMAPGGEFRRAMAEAKKVPGCIVQLGDRAIDVTLHRAIASLSWGQTIRFIWHLLTSNQTISLEEVEKCKQKKMLEDMLEEMAEEFPALKRVFVVERDMYLCHSLQVAALQPRREPCRIVGVVGIGHVAGIVEHWGKIKPQDIPPLLQVPPPSLSTRVIRVTVRVACIGALIYAGYKLRPRRWFP, encoded by the exons ATGGATGCTGCTGACCGTCTACTAAACAATGAGAGACTAGGAGCACATAGTTTAGAAGAGGACCAATTATTGAAGAAGCCACAGCCTGGAGTGAAGAGTGACTTAGTCAATGAGTGTAAAGTGTTTATAAAGGCAGAGGATGGTAGTGGAGATGCACAAGTAAATACTTTTGCAGCTATGATACCAAAACAGTCAG ACAACCCTAGTTTTGCCACTTCAACACCAGATCCTAAAAAGGAAACACCTTCCGATGATCATGTTATCCTTGATTCCAATCCAGAATGTGATATGGAGGATG GTATATCTGAATTGCCGACAGATGATGGCCTTCCAAGCACTGTCACAGTGCTGGATGCTCCCGATGGTGGGAAAGTGTATTTAGTGGGTACTGCACACTTCAGTATACAATCTCAGGAGGATGTATCCAGA GTAATACAAGAAGTAAACCCCCACATAGTGATGGTGGAGTTATGTGAACAGAgaactaatattttgttattagacGAAGAAGTCATACTTAGAGAAGCTAAgaacattaacattaaaaagatAAG AGCGACAATGGCTCAGAATGGCGTATTTAATGGACTTATGTACATATTGTTGTTAAATATGTCCGCACACATCACTAGGGAGTTGGGTATGGCTCCTGGTGGTGAATTTAGGCGTGCAATGGCTgag GCTAAGAAAGTCCCCGGCTGCATTGTACAGTTAGGTGACAGGGCAATAGATGTCACTCTGCACCGAGCTATTGCTTCCTTGTCTTGGGGACAAACCATTAGGTTCATCTGGCATTTGCTCACTTCAAACCAGACTATAAG TTTGGAGGAAGTAGAAAAATGTAAACAGAAGAAAATGTTAGAAGATATGTTGGAGGAGATGGCTGAGGAGTTCCCAGCATTGAAGAGGGTGTTTGTTGTAGAGAGAGATATGTATCTCTGTCATTCCCTGCAAGTAGCTGCTTTGCAACCAC GTCGTGAGCCTTGCCGCATTGTGGGCGTTGTTGGTATCGGCCACGTAGCAGGCATCGTGGAACATTGGGGCAAAATCAAACCTCAAGACATTCCGCCATTGCTCCA GGTGCCGCCTCCGTCTCTTTCCACGCGTGTGATTCGCGTCACGGTACGCGTGGCTTGTATAGGCGCTCTGATCTACGCTGGTTATAAGCTCAGACCCCGGCGCTGGTTCCCTTGA
- the LOC118262140 gene encoding traB domain-containing protein isoform X1, with protein MDAADRLLNNERLGAHSLEEDQLLKKPQPGVKSDLVNECKVFIKAEDGSGDAQVNTFAAMIPKQSVSDNPSFATSTPDPKKETPSDDHVILDSNPECDMEDGISELPTDDGLPSTVTVLDAPDGGKVYLVGTAHFSIQSQEDVSRVIQEVNPHIVMVELCEQRTNILLLDEEVILREAKNINIKKIRATMAQNGVFNGLMYILLLNMSAHITRELGMAPGGEFRRAMAEAKKVPGCIVQLGDRAIDVTLHRAIASLSWGQTIRFIWHLLTSNQTISLEEVEKCKQKKMLEDMLEEMAEEFPALKRVFVVERDMYLCHSLQVAALQPRREPCRIVGVVGIGHVAGIVEHWGKIKPQDIPPLLQVPPPSLSTRVIRVTVRVACIGALIYAGYKLRPRRWFP; from the exons ATGGATGCTGCTGACCGTCTACTAAACAATGAGAGACTAGGAGCACATAGTTTAGAAGAGGACCAATTATTGAAGAAGCCACAGCCTGGAGTGAAGAGTGACTTAGTCAATGAGTGTAAAGTGTTTATAAAGGCAGAGGATGGTAGTGGAGATGCACAAGTAAATACTTTTGCAGCTATGATACCAAAACAGTCAG TTTCAGACAACCCTAGTTTTGCCACTTCAACACCAGATCCTAAAAAGGAAACACCTTCCGATGATCATGTTATCCTTGATTCCAATCCAGAATGTGATATGGAGGATG GTATATCTGAATTGCCGACAGATGATGGCCTTCCAAGCACTGTCACAGTGCTGGATGCTCCCGATGGTGGGAAAGTGTATTTAGTGGGTACTGCACACTTCAGTATACAATCTCAGGAGGATGTATCCAGA GTAATACAAGAAGTAAACCCCCACATAGTGATGGTGGAGTTATGTGAACAGAgaactaatattttgttattagacGAAGAAGTCATACTTAGAGAAGCTAAgaacattaacattaaaaagatAAG AGCGACAATGGCTCAGAATGGCGTATTTAATGGACTTATGTACATATTGTTGTTAAATATGTCCGCACACATCACTAGGGAGTTGGGTATGGCTCCTGGTGGTGAATTTAGGCGTGCAATGGCTgag GCTAAGAAAGTCCCCGGCTGCATTGTACAGTTAGGTGACAGGGCAATAGATGTCACTCTGCACCGAGCTATTGCTTCCTTGTCTTGGGGACAAACCATTAGGTTCATCTGGCATTTGCTCACTTCAAACCAGACTATAAG TTTGGAGGAAGTAGAAAAATGTAAACAGAAGAAAATGTTAGAAGATATGTTGGAGGAGATGGCTGAGGAGTTCCCAGCATTGAAGAGGGTGTTTGTTGTAGAGAGAGATATGTATCTCTGTCATTCCCTGCAAGTAGCTGCTTTGCAACCAC GTCGTGAGCCTTGCCGCATTGTGGGCGTTGTTGGTATCGGCCACGTAGCAGGCATCGTGGAACATTGGGGCAAAATCAAACCTCAAGACATTCCGCCATTGCTCCA GGTGCCGCCTCCGTCTCTTTCCACGCGTGTGATTCGCGTCACGGTACGCGTGGCTTGTATAGGCGCTCTGATCTACGCTGGTTATAAGCTCAGACCCCGGCGCTGGTTCCCTTGA
- the LOC118262140 gene encoding traB domain-containing protein isoform X3: protein MDAADRLLNNERLGAHSLEEDQLLKKPQPGVKSDLVNECKVFIKAEDGSGDAQVNTFAAMIPKQSGISELPTDDGLPSTVTVLDAPDGGKVYLVGTAHFSIQSQEDVSRVIQEVNPHIVMVELCEQRTNILLLDEEVILREAKNINIKKIRATMAQNGVFNGLMYILLLNMSAHITRELGMAPGGEFRRAMAEAKKVPGCIVQLGDRAIDVTLHRAIASLSWGQTIRFIWHLLTSNQTISLEEVEKCKQKKMLEDMLEEMAEEFPALKRVFVVERDMYLCHSLQVAALQPRREPCRIVGVVGIGHVAGIVEHWGKIKPQDIPPLLQVPPPSLSTRVIRVTVRVACIGALIYAGYKLRPRRWFP from the exons ATGGATGCTGCTGACCGTCTACTAAACAATGAGAGACTAGGAGCACATAGTTTAGAAGAGGACCAATTATTGAAGAAGCCACAGCCTGGAGTGAAGAGTGACTTAGTCAATGAGTGTAAAGTGTTTATAAAGGCAGAGGATGGTAGTGGAGATGCACAAGTAAATACTTTTGCAGCTATGATACCAAAACAGTCAG GTATATCTGAATTGCCGACAGATGATGGCCTTCCAAGCACTGTCACAGTGCTGGATGCTCCCGATGGTGGGAAAGTGTATTTAGTGGGTACTGCACACTTCAGTATACAATCTCAGGAGGATGTATCCAGA GTAATACAAGAAGTAAACCCCCACATAGTGATGGTGGAGTTATGTGAACAGAgaactaatattttgttattagacGAAGAAGTCATACTTAGAGAAGCTAAgaacattaacattaaaaagatAAG AGCGACAATGGCTCAGAATGGCGTATTTAATGGACTTATGTACATATTGTTGTTAAATATGTCCGCACACATCACTAGGGAGTTGGGTATGGCTCCTGGTGGTGAATTTAGGCGTGCAATGGCTgag GCTAAGAAAGTCCCCGGCTGCATTGTACAGTTAGGTGACAGGGCAATAGATGTCACTCTGCACCGAGCTATTGCTTCCTTGTCTTGGGGACAAACCATTAGGTTCATCTGGCATTTGCTCACTTCAAACCAGACTATAAG TTTGGAGGAAGTAGAAAAATGTAAACAGAAGAAAATGTTAGAAGATATGTTGGAGGAGATGGCTGAGGAGTTCCCAGCATTGAAGAGGGTGTTTGTTGTAGAGAGAGATATGTATCTCTGTCATTCCCTGCAAGTAGCTGCTTTGCAACCAC GTCGTGAGCCTTGCCGCATTGTGGGCGTTGTTGGTATCGGCCACGTAGCAGGCATCGTGGAACATTGGGGCAAAATCAAACCTCAAGACATTCCGCCATTGCTCCA GGTGCCGCCTCCGTCTCTTTCCACGCGTGTGATTCGCGTCACGGTACGCGTGGCTTGTATAGGCGCTCTGATCTACGCTGGTTATAAGCTCAGACCCCGGCGCTGGTTCCCTTGA
- the LOC118282227 gene encoding protein stunted isoform X1: MSAWRQAGLNYINYSNIAAKVLRRSLKPELRAEALKRDDSHVRITPWANGRPAHLAAAGK; the protein is encoded by the exons atgagTGCCTGGAGACAAGCCGGTCTTAA TTACATAAACTACTCGAACATCGCTGCTAAGGTTCTGCGGCGATCCCTGAAACCCGAGTTGCGCGCTGAAGCTCTGAAGCGTGATGATTCCCATGTCCGCATTACCCCATGGGCTAATGGCAGGCCAGCAC ATCTGGCTGCTGCAGGCAAGTAG
- the LOC118282227 gene encoding protein stunted isoform X2, with protein sequence MSAWRQAGLNYINYSNIAAKVLRRSLKPELRAEALKRDDSHVRITPWANGRPAHEKE encoded by the exons atgagTGCCTGGAGACAAGCCGGTCTTAA TTACATAAACTACTCGAACATCGCTGCTAAGGTTCTGCGGCGATCCCTGAAACCCGAGTTGCGCGCTGAAGCTCTGAAGCGTGATGATTCCCATGTCCGCATTACCCCATGGGCTAATGGCAGGCCAGCAC ATGAAAAGGAATAA
- the LOC118262089 gene encoding tRNA N6-adenosine threonylcarbamoyltransferase, mitochondrial, producing the protein MIYFNKLLKRLAVQAYNYKHINYSSNSIVLGIETSCDDTGCAVVDSTGSILGQSLYSQTALHIRYGGVNPVFAHELHRNNIDSAVSDALQNAGKCIKDLDAIAVTTRPGLLLSLQVGAKYARYLSRMHNKPLIPIHHMEAHALVARMYHKVQFPFLVLLISGGHCLLALVKDVNNFELLGKSVDNAPGEVLDKVARRMKLRNIPEYSKICGGQAIELAAQKSTNLSQFEFPLPLAKYRNCNFSFSGLKDSTIRKLEEKEVEHNVMGDELIPEVYDLCAAFQLAVAEHIAHRTHRAMLYCEKYKLIDPDNKVVVVSGGVACNNFIFKSIEYVGSEMGYKTYRPPHNVCTDNGVMIAWNGIEKLRKQIDIRTDFSLKEVEPEAPLGVDSINKVESANIKTRVTRLKKLYN; encoded by the coding sequence atgatttattttaataaattattgaagaGGTTAGCGGTGCAAGCGTacaattataaacatattaattattccTCAAATTCTATTGTACTCGGAATAGAAACTTCATGTGATGATACTGGCTGTGCAGTTGTTGATAGCACAGGTTCTATACTGGGACAATCTTTGTATTCACAAACTGCTTTACATATAAGATACGGCGGCGTGAACCCCGTTTTTGCACATGAGTTACACAGAAATAATATAGACAGCGCTGTATCAGATGCCCTCCAAAATGCAGGAAAATGCATAAAAGATTTAGATGCCATTGCAGTAACTACTAGACCAGGCTTGCTTTTAAGCTTACAAGTTGGAGCAAAATATGCTAGATACCTGTCTAGAATGCACAACAAACCTTTGATACCTATCCATCACATGGAAGCACATGCTTTAGTAGCAAGAATGTATCACAAGGTCCAGTTTCCATTCTTAGTCCTACTTATATCTGGTGGCCATTGTCTATTGGCACTAGTTAAAGATGTTAATAATTTTGAGTTGCTTGGAAAAAGTGTAGATAACGCTCCGGGGGAAGTTCTTGACAAAGTTGCCAGAAGAATGAAATTAAGAAATATACCCGAATATTCTAAAATATGTGGAGGACAAGCTATAGAGTTGGCTGCACAGAAGTCTACAAATCTAAGTCAGTTTGAATTCCCTCTTCCCTTGGCCAAATATAGAAACTgcaattttagttttagtggCCTAAAAGATTCTACGATAAGAAAACTTGAAGAAAAAGAAGTAGAACATAATGTGATGGGTGATGAATTAATACCAGAAGTGTATGATCTGTGTGCAGCATTCCAGCTTGCTGTTGCCGAGCACATAGCTCATAGAACTCACAGAGCCATGCTTTActgtgaaaaatataaattgatagACCCTGATAACAAGGTTGTTGTAGTGTCAGGTGGAGTTGCTTGTAATAACTTCATATTTAAATCTATTGAATATGTTGGAAGTGAAATGGGCTACAAGACATACCGTCCACCTCACAATGTTTGCACAGACAATGGAGTTATGATAGCTTGGAATGGAATTGAGAAACTGAGGAAACAGATTGATATTAGGACAGATTTTAGTCTCAAAGAAGTAGAGCCTGAAGCACCTTTAGGTGTAGattcaataaataaagttgaGTCTGCTAACATCAAAACAAGAGTaacaagattaaaaaaactgtacaactaa